One genomic segment of Candidatus Binatia bacterium includes these proteins:
- the nadC gene encoding carboxylating nicotinate-nucleotide diphosphorylase has translation MRLEAIALPMVRLALTEDVGGGDATTDAVVDASARARAHIEARHEGILAGSGVAALAFRELDPGMQIAWSCPDGGTIPRGTPLATLEGSARAILTAERVALNFLQHLSGIATLAGAFVKAVEGTGVHILDTRKTTPGLRVLEKYAVLAGGAMNHRFGLFDGVLVKENHIKAAGSVAAAVTRAKESAQPKGLPVVVEVRSVEDALDVAGMGVDRLLLDNFTPPKIADVVKRLGLGKKTVRAKGKSGAPEAGGAAGGPPEIEVSGGVRLANVREYAIPGVSYISIGALTHSAPALDLSLLLDENL, from the coding sequence GTGCGGCTCGAAGCGATCGCACTGCCGATGGTGCGCCTGGCTCTGACGGAGGACGTCGGGGGCGGGGACGCGACCACCGACGCCGTCGTTGACGCATCGGCCCGGGCGCGGGCCCACATCGAGGCGCGCCACGAGGGGATCCTCGCCGGGAGCGGCGTCGCGGCGCTCGCGTTCCGCGAGCTGGATCCCGGGATGCAGATCGCGTGGTCCTGTCCCGACGGCGGGACGATCCCCAGGGGAACGCCGCTCGCCACCCTGGAGGGGTCGGCGCGAGCCATTCTCACCGCCGAGCGCGTGGCGCTGAACTTCCTGCAGCACCTGTCGGGGATCGCCACCCTGGCGGGGGCCTTCGTGAAAGCCGTGGAAGGCACGGGCGTGCACATCCTGGACACCCGGAAGACTACGCCCGGCCTGCGCGTGCTCGAGAAGTACGCCGTGCTCGCCGGAGGGGCCATGAACCACCGCTTCGGGCTCTTCGACGGCGTGCTCGTAAAGGAGAATCACATCAAGGCCGCCGGCAGTGTCGCGGCCGCCGTGACGCGCGCCAAGGAATCGGCCCAGCCCAAGGGGCTCCCGGTCGTGGTCGAGGTGCGATCGGTGGAGGATGCGCTCGACGTGGCCGGCATGGGCGTGGACCGTCTCCTCCTGGACAACTTCACCCCCCCGAAGATCGCGGACGTGGTGAAGCGGCTCGGACTGGGAAAGAAGACCGTGCGCGCGAAAGGGAAGAGCGGCGCCCCCGAGGCCGGCGGTGCCGCGGGAGGACCGCCCGAGATCGAAGTCTCCGGGGGCGTGCGCCTCGCCAACGTGCGCGAGTACGCCATCCCGGGCGTCTCGTACATCTCGATCGGGGCGCTGACCCACTCGGCGCCGGCGCTCGATCTCTCGCTGCTCCTGGACGAGAACCTATGA